The Geomonas ferrireducens genome includes a window with the following:
- the hisS gene encoding histidine--tRNA ligase: MAITGIKGFNDILPGEVEKWQHIEATARRVFELYGLSEIRIPIMEKTELFCRSIGDATDIVEKEMYSFEDKGGNKVTLRPEGTASVMRAYVEHKMHALDPVARLYYMGPMFRYERPQKGRYRQFHQIGAEITGVAAPTVDAQVLTMLTHFFQELGLTEPSLQINSLGCPCCRPAYREALKKFLLDRIDKLCDDCKRRYDTNPLRALDCKSAGCQEATQGAPSMLDHLCPECGDHFDKTRKYLELVGTPYSINSRMVRGLDYYTRTTFEMVTTMLGAQSAVAAGGRYDGLISEIGGPQIPGIGFAMGVERVALLLAEKDFSRRPDLFIAALGEEAHSEAFRLMSALQRLGLAVEIDYEGKSLKSQMRRADKFSSRFTLIIGGDELARGTAPLKNMDVGNQAEVALDAASIHAAMNAGA; the protein is encoded by the coding sequence GTGGCAATCACCGGCATCAAGGGGTTTAATGACATCCTCCCGGGCGAGGTCGAGAAGTGGCAGCACATCGAGGCGACCGCGCGCCGGGTTTTCGAGCTGTACGGACTTTCCGAGATCAGGATCCCGATCATGGAGAAGACCGAGCTTTTCTGCCGCTCCATCGGCGACGCCACTGACATAGTGGAGAAGGAGATGTACTCCTTCGAGGACAAGGGCGGCAACAAGGTGACCCTGCGCCCGGAAGGGACCGCGTCGGTCATGCGTGCCTACGTCGAGCACAAGATGCACGCCCTCGACCCGGTCGCGCGCCTTTACTACATGGGGCCGATGTTCCGCTACGAGCGCCCGCAGAAAGGGCGTTACCGCCAGTTCCACCAGATCGGCGCCGAGATCACCGGGGTTGCGGCACCTACCGTCGACGCCCAGGTCCTCACCATGCTGACCCATTTCTTCCAGGAACTGGGGCTCACCGAGCCGAGCCTGCAGATCAACTCCCTTGGGTGCCCCTGCTGCCGTCCTGCCTACCGCGAGGCGCTCAAGAAGTTCCTGCTCGACCGCATCGACAAGCTGTGCGACGACTGCAAGCGCCGTTACGACACCAATCCGCTGCGCGCGCTCGACTGCAAGTCCGCCGGCTGCCAGGAGGCGACCCAGGGCGCACCCTCCATGCTCGACCACCTCTGCCCCGAGTGCGGCGACCACTTCGACAAGACAAGGAAATACCTCGAACTGGTCGGCACCCCGTACAGCATAAACTCGAGGATGGTGCGCGGCCTCGACTACTACACCAGGACCACCTTCGAGATGGTCACCACCATGCTGGGCGCCCAGAGCGCCGTCGCTGCAGGCGGCCGCTACGACGGGCTCATCTCCGAGATCGGCGGGCCGCAGATCCCCGGCATCGGCTTTGCCATGGGCGTCGAGCGCGTCGCCCTTTTGCTGGCCGAAAAGGATTTCTCGCGCCGTCCCGACCTCTTCATCGCGGCGCTTGGTGAGGAGGCGCATTCCGAAGCCTTCCGCCTGATGAGCGCCCTGCAGCGCCTGGGGCTTGCGGTCGAGATCGACTACGAAGGGAAGAGCCTGAAGAGCCAGATGAGACGCGCCGACAAGTTCAGCTCCCGCTTCACGCTGATCATCGGCGGGGACGAGCTCGCCCGCGGCACCGCCCCCCTCAAGAACATGGACGTCGGCAACCAGGCCGAGGTGGCGCTGGACGCGGCAAGCATCCATGCCGCCATGAACGCCGGGGCCTAG
- a CDS encoding GGDEF domain-containing response regulator: MQRILLVEDDSFFREVYTDLLKEDGYNVEVAASGEEALDMIGRGGYHLVVTDLVMRDVSGLDILSEVKRLDPATAVIMVTGHANVETAIYALKNGATDYLIKPINQDEFRHIVSHCMEQRRLLDENLELKGLVNLFQVSQNISNCLELERLYQMLTDALMKEVGVRRALGYFAENGQLKLCELKGIDELNAHLLGQAVISESDLRDDGTSHLVYLRNFLPEGAEYACEITEAMCLYLRYKSDLQGVVILFNDPGAMLPRDINRKHISFLLDQGLLALDNAVRYNIAKDLLYIDELTGLYNYRYLDVVLERELKRCDRYGSNLGVLFLDIDLFKSVNDNFGHLIGSRVLREVGALVRKSVRDVDAVIRYGGDEYTIVLVETGMEGAAIVAERIRKTIESHTFAKADGLAIRLTVSLGYACAPDDASTKAELLEMADQAMYRGKSAGKNRAFHAERLITPP; this comes from the coding sequence ATGCAAAGGATTCTTTTAGTCGAAGACGATAGCTTTTTCCGGGAGGTCTATACCGACCTTCTTAAGGAGGACGGCTATAACGTCGAGGTGGCTGCCTCAGGTGAAGAGGCGCTGGATATGATCGGGAGAGGCGGCTATCACCTCGTTGTCACCGACCTGGTGATGCGCGACGTGAGCGGCCTCGATATCCTCTCCGAAGTGAAACGGCTCGACCCCGCAACCGCCGTGATCATGGTCACCGGCCACGCCAACGTCGAGACCGCCATCTACGCCCTGAAAAACGGCGCCACCGATTACCTCATAAAGCCCATCAACCAGGACGAATTCCGCCACATCGTCAGCCACTGCATGGAACAGCGCAGGCTGCTCGACGAGAATCTCGAGCTTAAAGGGCTGGTTAATCTTTTCCAGGTGAGTCAGAACATCTCCAACTGCCTGGAACTTGAGCGCCTCTACCAGATGCTCACCGACGCCCTTATGAAAGAAGTCGGCGTGCGCCGGGCTCTTGGCTATTTTGCCGAGAATGGGCAGCTGAAGCTGTGCGAGCTGAAGGGGATCGACGAGCTGAACGCGCATCTTCTTGGGCAGGCGGTCATCAGTGAAAGCGACCTGAGGGACGACGGCACCTCGCATCTGGTCTATCTGCGGAACTTCCTGCCGGAAGGCGCCGAATACGCCTGCGAGATCACCGAGGCGATGTGCCTCTACCTGCGTTACAAGTCGGACCTCCAGGGCGTGGTCATCCTGTTCAACGATCCCGGCGCCATGCTCCCGAGGGACATAAACCGCAAGCACATCTCCTTCCTGCTCGATCAGGGGCTGCTTGCGCTCGACAACGCCGTCCGCTACAACATCGCGAAAGATCTCCTCTATATCGACGAGCTGACCGGCCTGTACAACTACCGCTACCTCGACGTCGTACTGGAGCGCGAGCTGAAGCGCTGCGATCGCTACGGCTCCAACCTCGGTGTGCTCTTCCTCGACATCGACCTCTTCAAATCGGTGAACGACAACTTCGGCCACCTGATCGGGAGCCGCGTGCTGCGCGAGGTCGGCGCCCTGGTTCGAAAGAGCGTGCGTGACGTCGACGCGGTGATCCGTTACGGCGGCGACGAGTACACCATCGTTCTCGTGGAGACCGGTATGGAAGGCGCTGCCATCGTCGCCGAACGTATCCGGAAGACCATAGAGTCGCACACCTTCGCGAAAGCCGACGGGCTTGCCATCAGACTCACCGTGAGCCTTGGCTACGCGTGCGCGCCGGACGATGCCAGCACCAAGGCGGAGCTTCTGGAGATGGCGGACCAGGCGATGTACCGCGGCAAGAGCGCCGGCAAGAACAGGGCGTTCCATGCGGAAAGGCTGATCACGCCTCCCTGA
- a CDS encoding DNA internalization-related competence protein ComEC/Rec2 has protein sequence MPLSSLVAGLVLADLLDIAIPSWPAAALLAATLAACFVRSRLPFTLSIAAFFMVWGVLSMKPFLRPADALSAFVRDRPVMVEGCVDARVEGAALGGSRIYLIVDKIEEDDREYAARGRLLVYVKSGRPKFFTGDRVRLSTRLRKPRSLGIPGEIDYARRLAYLGVFETGFLPEADDMVLLRAGTGWRHGIDLLADRLGDFIMSAEPGAEGGVLKALLLGDRGDLSEPLQESFSRSGVNHILSISGFHVGVLFLTLFNGLYFLARRSEWLALHVRLRQAVLFTSLPVVLFYLFLSGAAPATQRSVVMIFAAVVALYLKRELDPVNTIMLAACAILFTAPETLFDVSFQLSFLAIWGLAVLAPPLSGMVAAKGRALRWTLLLFAASAAAILATFVHVAYYFRRVSVIGLVANLLVVPLMGYCAVVFGLLGLAASGVGDAPARLLLHLAALLVRWADQIVVYLSRAPVLEGYAPGRLDLLLACLTLFVITFVSSLPQRVAAAGVLLFALILRAVPATSAPESAMRIYFLSVGQGDAALVHLPEGKWMLVDGGGNATDTEARVGPRILVPALRALSVRRIDYLVLPHEHPDHLQGVVHLAAYFEVGQFLASPLLFRSPDTQQLKWILTARGVPVRLLDPERAPLRLGGALLQPLWPLADTEESYTDANETSLVFRLSYGRSSVLFTGDIGVDAERGLLERQAVEPCSLLKVAHHGSRYSSTDSFLAAVRPAAAVISAGYRNTFRLPATATLLRLQRQGIRIYRTDQDGTIIAACEADGALTITTPLGHFN, from the coding sequence GTGCCTCTTAGCTCATTGGTCGCCGGGCTCGTGCTGGCTGACCTTCTCGACATCGCCATCCCGTCCTGGCCTGCCGCGGCCCTGCTCGCCGCAACCTTAGCCGCCTGCTTCGTCAGATCCCGTTTGCCTTTCACCCTATCCATTGCCGCCTTCTTCATGGTCTGGGGAGTACTGTCTATGAAGCCCTTCCTGCGTCCGGCCGACGCGCTCAGCGCCTTCGTCCGGGACAGGCCGGTTATGGTTGAGGGATGCGTAGATGCGCGCGTCGAGGGAGCGGCTTTGGGGGGAAGCAGGATCTACCTGATCGTTGATAAGATCGAGGAAGACGACCGCGAGTACGCCGCGAGGGGACGGCTGCTGGTTTACGTGAAATCGGGACGACCTAAATTCTTTACCGGAGACCGGGTCCGCCTTTCCACCCGCCTCAGGAAGCCGCGCAGCCTCGGGATCCCCGGCGAGATCGACTACGCGCGGCGGCTCGCCTACCTTGGCGTCTTCGAAACCGGTTTCCTCCCGGAGGCCGACGACATGGTGCTCCTGCGCGCGGGCACCGGGTGGCGGCACGGCATCGACCTCCTTGCCGACAGGTTGGGTGACTTCATCATGTCCGCGGAACCGGGAGCCGAGGGGGGCGTCCTGAAGGCGCTGCTGTTGGGCGACCGGGGGGATCTGTCGGAGCCGTTGCAGGAATCGTTTTCCCGCAGCGGCGTGAACCACATCCTTTCCATATCCGGCTTCCACGTCGGGGTCCTGTTCCTGACCCTGTTCAACGGACTCTACTTCCTGGCACGTCGTTCCGAGTGGCTCGCCCTGCACGTGAGGTTGCGCCAGGCCGTCCTGTTCACGTCGCTCCCCGTGGTGCTCTTTTACCTCTTTCTCTCCGGTGCAGCCCCCGCCACGCAGCGCAGCGTGGTGATGATCTTCGCCGCGGTTGTCGCACTGTACCTGAAGCGCGAACTGGACCCGGTGAACACCATCATGCTCGCGGCCTGTGCCATCCTTTTCACCGCTCCCGAGACCCTCTTCGACGTCTCCTTCCAGCTCTCCTTTCTAGCCATCTGGGGCTTGGCCGTCCTGGCTCCGCCACTCTCCGGAATGGTCGCCGCGAAGGGGAGGGCGCTGCGTTGGACGCTGCTTCTTTTTGCCGCGTCCGCGGCTGCCATTCTCGCGACTTTCGTTCACGTGGCGTACTACTTCCGGCGCGTTTCCGTCATTGGTCTTGTAGCGAACCTCCTCGTGGTGCCGCTCATGGGGTACTGTGCAGTAGTCTTCGGTCTGTTGGGCCTTGCCGCGAGCGGTGTGGGGGATGCACCAGCCCGTCTGTTGCTGCATCTTGCCGCGCTGCTCGTGCGCTGGGCGGACCAGATCGTTGTATATCTTTCCCGGGCACCGGTCCTTGAGGGATACGCCCCCGGACGGCTCGACCTGCTCCTCGCGTGCCTCACGCTTTTCGTGATCACCTTTGTCTCCTCCCTTCCGCAGCGTGTGGCCGCTGCAGGCGTATTGCTATTTGCACTGATCCTGCGCGCAGTGCCGGCGACGAGCGCCCCGGAGAGCGCCATGCGCATCTACTTTCTGAGCGTAGGGCAAGGGGACGCCGCCCTGGTGCATCTTCCCGAAGGGAAGTGGATGCTCGTTGACGGCGGCGGCAACGCGACGGACACCGAGGCGCGTGTCGGCCCCCGGATACTCGTGCCGGCGCTGAGGGCACTTTCGGTGCGGCGCATCGACTACCTGGTGCTCCCCCACGAGCATCCGGACCACCTGCAGGGCGTCGTGCACTTGGCCGCATACTTCGAGGTCGGTCAATTCCTTGCGAGTCCGCTGCTCTTCAGGTCACCGGATACACAGCAATTGAAATGGATCCTGACCGCACGCGGCGTGCCGGTCAGGCTCCTCGACCCGGAAAGAGCACCGCTTCGGCTCGGCGGCGCCTTATTGCAGCCCCTTTGGCCCCTCGCCGATACCGAAGAGAGTTACACCGACGCGAACGAAACCTCCCTCGTCTTTCGCCTTTCTTATGGCCGAAGTTCCGTCCTTTTCACCGGTGACATCGGAGTCGACGCGGAGCGCGGACTCCTCGAGCGCCAGGCGGTCGAGCCCTGTTCCCTGCTTAAGGTGGCGCACCACGGCAGCAGATATTCTTCGACCGATTCCTTTCTTGCCGCAGTGCGACCCGCTGCAGCGGTCATCTCCGCCGGATACCGGAACACCTTCAGGCTCCCGGCAACGGCGACCCTTCTGAGATTGCAGCGACAGGGTATCCGCATCTACCGTACCGATCAGGACGGCACGATAATCGCGGCATGCGAGGCGGACGGCGCACTTACAATTACGACCCCTTTGGGGCATTTTAATTGA
- a CDS encoding radical SAM protein, which produces MYFFHYDEPLFRPPSEARSLIFQITIGCSQNRCKFCGMYKMKHFRVRPLDEIVAEIRSIPPRYRDAVRRVFLADGDALIYPQEGLARILDELSEVFPSLTRVGAYASPNSLNGKSKEDLQVLRAKKLRILYFGLESGDAETLRLVDKGFTPEEMLEQCKKAMAAGMKLSVTAILGLAGKKRSAEHAAATAQWITALSPEYFSLLTMFQRHNDDFLRLIEPLSHGEILLETRSLLERLEPQGTILRSNHVSNFLELAGSYPKDRQRLIDTVDAALAKAKRDPRWCAEIPSYQEEYY; this is translated from the coding sequence ATGTACTTCTTCCATTACGACGAGCCCCTCTTTCGCCCACCCTCCGAGGCGCGGAGCCTCATTTTCCAGATCACCATCGGCTGTTCCCAGAACCGCTGCAAGTTCTGCGGCATGTACAAGATGAAGCACTTCCGGGTGCGTCCGCTCGACGAGATCGTGGCGGAGATCCGCTCGATACCGCCGCGCTACCGTGACGCGGTCCGGCGCGTATTCCTCGCCGACGGCGACGCCCTCATCTACCCGCAGGAGGGACTTGCGCGGATCCTGGACGAGCTGAGCGAGGTCTTCCCGTCCCTCACCCGGGTCGGCGCCTACGCCTCACCAAACAGCCTGAACGGCAAGAGCAAGGAAGACCTGCAGGTGCTGCGCGCGAAGAAGCTCCGCATCCTCTACTTCGGCCTGGAAAGCGGCGATGCCGAGACGCTGCGCCTCGTCGACAAGGGTTTCACTCCGGAAGAGATGCTGGAGCAGTGCAAAAAGGCCATGGCCGCCGGGATGAAACTGTCGGTGACCGCGATCCTTGGGCTTGCCGGGAAGAAGCGAAGTGCCGAACACGCGGCGGCGACGGCACAATGGATCACCGCGCTTTCGCCCGAGTACTTCTCTCTTCTCACCATGTTCCAGCGACACAACGATGACTTCCTAAGGCTGATCGAGCCTCTGAGCCATGGCGAGATCCTGCTCGAGACCCGGTCTCTTCTCGAGCGGCTGGAGCCGCAGGGTACCATCCTGCGCTCGAACCACGTCTCCAATTTTCTTGAGCTTGCCGGGAGCTACCCTAAAGACCGGCAGCGCCTCATCGACACCGTCGACGCCGCCCTTGCAAAAGCAAAAAGGGACCCCCGCTGGTGTGCGGAGATCCCTTCGTATCAGGAGGAGTACTACTAG
- the glyA gene encoding serine hydroxymethyltransferase — MSVLETFDPAVAEVIRHETERQEYNLELIASENFVSQAVLEAQGSVLTNKYAEGYPGKRYYGGCHEVDKVENLAIERAKELFGADHVNVQPHSGSQANMAVYFSVLKPGDTVLGMNLAHGGHLTHGSPVNFSGKLFNIVPYGVSQETQTIDYEECERLAIEHKPKMIVVGASAYPRIIDFEAFRRIADKVGAVVMVDMAHIAGLVAAGIHPSPVPYAEFVTTTTHKTLRGPRGGMIMCREDWAKTLNSNIFPGIQGGPLMHVIAAKAVAFKEALTPEFKQYQQQIVKNAQALAAGLMSRGFKLTSGGTDNHLMLVDLSQTELTGKVAEEALDRAGITVNKNGIPFDTRSPFITSGIRIGTPAATSHGLKEAEMEQVAGFIAEVLGNVGDEAKLAAVKTQVNALMKRFPMYADRLA, encoded by the coding sequence ATGTCAGTACTGGAAACATTCGACCCGGCAGTGGCGGAAGTCATCAGGCACGAGACGGAGCGCCAGGAGTACAACCTCGAACTGATCGCCTCGGAGAACTTCGTCTCCCAGGCGGTGCTCGAGGCGCAGGGCTCGGTCCTCACCAACAAGTACGCGGAAGGGTATCCCGGCAAGCGTTACTACGGCGGCTGCCACGAAGTGGACAAGGTCGAGAACCTCGCCATCGAGCGCGCCAAGGAGCTCTTCGGCGCGGACCACGTCAACGTCCAGCCGCACTCCGGTTCCCAGGCCAACATGGCGGTCTACTTCTCCGTGCTGAAGCCGGGGGACACCGTACTCGGCATGAACCTGGCCCACGGCGGGCACCTGACCCACGGCTCCCCGGTTAACTTCTCCGGCAAGCTCTTCAACATCGTCCCCTACGGCGTCTCCCAGGAGACCCAGACCATCGACTATGAAGAGTGCGAGCGTCTCGCCATCGAGCACAAGCCGAAGATGATCGTGGTCGGTGCATCCGCCTACCCGCGCATCATCGACTTCGAGGCCTTCCGTCGCATCGCCGACAAGGTGGGCGCCGTGGTCATGGTCGACATGGCCCACATCGCGGGTCTCGTTGCCGCCGGCATCCACCCGAGCCCGGTTCCCTACGCCGAGTTCGTGACCACCACCACCCATAAGACGCTGCGCGGACCGCGCGGCGGCATGATCATGTGCCGCGAGGACTGGGCGAAGACCCTGAACTCCAACATCTTCCCCGGCATCCAGGGCGGCCCGCTCATGCACGTGATCGCTGCCAAGGCGGTCGCCTTCAAAGAGGCGCTCACCCCCGAGTTCAAGCAGTACCAGCAGCAGATCGTGAAGAACGCCCAGGCGCTCGCCGCAGGGCTTATGAGCCGCGGCTTCAAGCTCACCTCCGGCGGCACCGACAACCACCTCATGCTGGTCGACCTCTCCCAGACCGAGCTGACCGGCAAGGTTGCCGAGGAGGCGCTCGACCGCGCCGGCATCACCGTGAACAAGAACGGCATCCCCTTCGACACCCGCTCGCCGTTCATCACCTCCGGCATCCGCATCGGCACCCCGGCGGCCACCAGCCACGGCCTGAAAGAAGCCGAGATGGAGCAGGTGGCAGGGTTCATCGCCGAAGTGCTTGGCAACGTTGGTGACGAGGCGAAGCTTGCCGCGGTGAAGACCCAGGTGAACGCGCTGATGAAGCGCTTCCCGATGTACGCCGACCGTCTCGCCTAG
- the rpiB gene encoding ribose 5-phosphate isomerase B, producing the protein MIVLGSDHGGLDLKNEIKKLLEERGLPCEDLGTHNGDSVDYPDFGEAVARRVSEGSAEKGILVCGTGIGMSIVANKFPGIRAALATDVFMATMAKEHNNANILVLGGRVLEVEKAREMVAAWLDTEYAAGRHQKRLDKITALERELKG; encoded by the coding sequence ATGATAGTTCTTGGAAGCGATCACGGCGGCCTCGATCTGAAGAACGAGATAAAGAAACTCCTCGAAGAGCGCGGGCTTCCCTGCGAAGACCTCGGGACCCACAACGGCGACTCCGTCGACTACCCCGATTTCGGGGAGGCCGTGGCGCGCCGCGTCTCCGAGGGGAGCGCCGAGAAGGGGATCCTCGTCTGCGGTACCGGCATCGGGATGTCCATCGTCGCCAACAAGTTCCCCGGCATCCGTGCGGCACTTGCCACCGACGTCTTCATGGCCACCATGGCCAAGGAGCACAACAACGCCAACATCCTGGTACTGGGTGGCCGTGTCCTGGAAGTCGAAAAGGCGCGCGAGATGGTGGCGGCTTGGCTCGACACCGAGTACGCCGCAGGCAGGCACCAGAAGCGTCTGGACAAGATCACCGCCCTGGAGCGCGAACTGAAGGGATAA
- the fabF gene encoding beta-ketoacyl-ACP synthase II — translation MRRVVVTGVGVVSPLGTGNGKNWDALVAGTSGIAPITRFDASDLPVRIAGEVKDFVAEDFIDKKEIKKMDLFIQYALAAAHFAMEDSGLQITEENAERVGVLVGAGLGGLPAIERYHSALLEGGYKKVSPFFIPMLIINLAPGHISIKYGAKGPNVSSVSACATGTHSIGDAYHMIQRGDADAMIAGGTESTVTPLGIGGFSVMKALSTNNENPAGASRPFDKGRDGFVLSEGSGIVVLEEYEAAKARGAKIYGEIVGYGLSGDAYHLTSPAPGGEGAARCMKMALRTAGLNPEQVDYINAHGTSTPYGDLGETTAIHTVFGDHATKLMVSSTKSMTGHLLGAAGGVEAVFSLMAMKNSIVPPTINYNEPDPECDLDYVPNTAREASIEYAMSNSFGFGGTNASLLFKRV, via the coding sequence ATGAGAAGAGTTGTTGTCACGGGGGTAGGCGTGGTTTCCCCGCTGGGGACCGGTAACGGAAAGAACTGGGATGCCCTAGTGGCCGGTACGTCCGGCATTGCTCCCATCACCCGTTTTGATGCCTCCGACCTGCCGGTGAGGATCGCTGGCGAGGTCAAGGACTTCGTCGCCGAGGATTTCATCGACAAGAAAGAGATCAAGAAGATGGATCTCTTCATCCAGTACGCCCTCGCTGCGGCCCACTTCGCCATGGAAGACTCCGGTCTGCAGATCACCGAGGAGAATGCCGAGCGAGTCGGTGTCCTTGTGGGCGCAGGCCTTGGCGGTCTTCCCGCCATCGAGCGTTACCACAGCGCGCTGCTGGAAGGCGGGTACAAGAAGGTTTCTCCCTTCTTCATCCCGATGCTGATCATCAACCTGGCTCCGGGGCACATCTCCATCAAGTACGGGGCAAAAGGCCCGAACGTTTCCTCCGTTTCCGCCTGTGCGACCGGCACCCATTCCATCGGCGACGCCTACCACATGATCCAGCGCGGCGATGCCGACGCCATGATCGCGGGCGGCACCGAATCGACCGTTACCCCTCTGGGGATCGGCGGGTTCTCCGTGATGAAAGCGCTCTCCACCAACAACGAGAACCCGGCCGGTGCGTCGCGTCCGTTCGACAAGGGGAGGGACGGCTTCGTCCTGTCCGAGGGCTCCGGCATCGTGGTGCTCGAGGAGTACGAGGCGGCCAAGGCGCGCGGCGCGAAGATCTACGGCGAAATCGTGGGCTACGGCCTTTCCGGCGATGCCTATCACCTGACTTCTCCCGCCCCGGGCGGTGAGGGTGCGGCGCGCTGCATGAAGATGGCGCTGCGTACCGCCGGGCTCAACCCGGAGCAGGTCGACTACATCAACGCCCACGGCACCTCGACTCCCTACGGCGACCTCGGCGAGACCACGGCGATCCACACCGTCTTCGGTGACCATGCCACGAAACTGATGGTCTCCTCCACCAAGTCGATGACCGGCCACCTGCTCGGTGCGGCCGGCGGCGTCGAGGCGGTCTTCTCGCTCATGGCGATGAAGAACTCCATCGTCCCCCCGACCATCAACTACAACGAGCCCGACCCCGAGTGCGATCTCGATTACGTGCCGAACACCGCACGCGAGGCGTCCATCGAGTACGCGATGAGCAACTCCTTCGGCTTCGGCGGCACCAACGCCTCGCTTCTTTTCAAGAGGGTCTAA
- the acpP gene encoding acyl carrier protein, protein MASIEKRIKEIVAEQLGVDEAQVTNESSFMDDLGADSLDTVELVMALEEEFEIEISDEDAEKIQSVQDAIDYITDHT, encoded by the coding sequence ATGGCTTCGATCGAGAAACGTATTAAAGAGATAGTCGCTGAGCAGCTTGGTGTTGACGAGGCTCAGGTGACCAACGAGTCCTCCTTCATGGACGACCTGGGCGCCGACTCCCTGGATACCGTAGAACTGGTGATGGCACTTGAGGAAGAGTTCGAAATCGAGATCTCCGACGAGGATGCCGAGAAGATCCAGTCGGTACAGGACGCAATCGACTACATCACTGATCACACCTAG
- the fabG gene encoding 3-oxoacyl-[acyl-carrier-protein] reductase, translated as MSLNGQVAVVTGASRGIGRAIAMKLAADGAAVVVTATSEAGATKTADEIVAAGGKALAVKVDVSVVAEVEGLFKQAVEAFGKVDILVNNAGITKDGLLLRMKEEDWDAVLDVNLKGCFNCTREAAKLMSKARYGRIVNVSSVVGEMGNPGQANYCASKAGMIGLTKSVAKELARRNVTVNAVTPGFIETDMTAELSEKTREALQEQIPMGRLGSSDDIAGAVLFLVSDAAAYVTGHVLSVNGGMYM; from the coding sequence ATGAGTCTTAACGGACAGGTAGCAGTGGTAACCGGCGCCTCCCGCGGCATCGGTCGCGCCATCGCCATGAAACTCGCCGCAGACGGGGCCGCCGTGGTCGTCACCGCGACCAGCGAAGCGGGTGCCACCAAGACCGCCGATGAGATCGTCGCCGCAGGCGGCAAGGCGCTCGCCGTCAAGGTGGACGTTTCCGTGGTCGCCGAGGTCGAGGGTCTCTTCAAACAGGCCGTCGAGGCCTTCGGCAAGGTCGACATCCTGGTCAACAACGCCGGCATCACCAAGGACGGGCTGCTCCTTCGCATGAAGGAAGAGGACTGGGATGCGGTTCTCGACGTGAACCTGAAAGGTTGCTTCAACTGCACCCGCGAGGCCGCGAAGCTCATGTCCAAGGCGCGCTACGGCAGGATCGTCAACGTCTCCTCCGTGGTCGGCGAGATGGGTAACCCCGGCCAGGCCAACTACTGCGCCTCCAAGGCGGGCATGATCGGCCTCACCAAGTCGGTGGCGAAAGAGCTCGCCAGGAGAAACGTCACCGTGAACGCGGTCACCCCCGGTTTCATCGAGACCGACATGACCGCGGAACTCTCCGAGAAGACCAGGGAGGCGCTCCAGGAGCAGATCCCGATGGGAAGGCTTGGCAGTTCCGATGACATAGCGGGGGCCGTACTGTTCCTCGTTTCCGACGCGGCGGCATACGTCACCGGACACGTACTTTCGGTGAACGGCGGCATGTACATGTGA
- the fabD gene encoding ACP S-malonyltransferase, whose translation MQSYAFIFPGQGSQHAGMGKDLADNFKTARVAFEEADDALGFSLSKLCFEGPEEELKLTANTQPAILAASVAALRVLREESSLVPSFLAGHSLGEYSALVASGALDFADALRTVRARGSYMQDAVPIGVGAMAAILGAEAEVLKEICAEAAQGEVVSPANFNSPGQIVVAGHTGAVNRAIDIAKARGFRKAMLLPVSAPFHCSLMKPAADRLARTLEAVAVGAMTAPVVSNVEAKPNADAARVKQLLVEQVCAPVLWEQIIQNIVAAGVTNFVEIGPGKVLAGLVKRIDKETSCTNVQDAAGVKALTEVAQ comes from the coding sequence ATGCAATCCTATGCATTCATCTTCCCGGGGCAGGGCTCCCAGCACGCCGGGATGGGGAAGGACCTGGCCGATAACTTCAAGACCGCCCGGGTCGCCTTCGAGGAGGCCGACGACGCACTCGGCTTCTCCCTCTCCAAGCTCTGCTTCGAAGGGCCCGAGGAGGAGCTTAAGCTCACCGCCAACACCCAGCCGGCCATCCTGGCGGCGAGCGTTGCGGCGCTCAGGGTGCTGAGGGAGGAATCCTCGCTTGTGCCTTCCTTCCTCGCCGGTCACTCGCTGGGCGAGTACTCCGCACTGGTTGCTTCCGGCGCGCTCGACTTCGCCGATGCGCTTAGGACCGTGCGTGCCCGCGGCAGCTACATGCAGGACGCGGTGCCCATCGGCGTTGGCGCCATGGCCGCCATCCTCGGTGCCGAGGCGGAGGTCCTCAAGGAGATCTGCGCCGAGGCTGCCCAGGGCGAGGTCGTTTCCCCTGCCAACTTCAACTCTCCCGGCCAGATCGTGGTCGCAGGGCACACCGGCGCCGTTAACCGCGCCATCGACATCGCGAAGGCGAGGGGGTTCAGGAAGGCCATGCTCCTTCCGGTATCCGCCCCCTTCCACTGCTCCCTGATGAAGCCCGCTGCGGACCGTCTGGCCCGGACCCTCGAGGCCGTCGCCGTCGGCGCCATGACCGCCCCGGTGGTGAGCAACGTCGAGGCGAAGCCCAATGCCGACGCGGCACGCGTGAAGCAGCTCCTCGTCGAGCAGGTCTGCGCGCCTGTCCTTTGGGAACAGATCATCCAGAACATCGTCGCCGCCGGCGTCACCAACTTCGTCGAGATCGGCCCGGGCAAAGTGCTCGCAGGTCTCGTGAAGAGGATCGACAAGGAAACCTCCTGCACCAACGTACAGGACGCAGCCGGGGTAAAAGCGCTGACGGAGGTGGCACAATGA